The following is a genomic window from Numenius arquata chromosome 12, bNumArq3.hap1.1, whole genome shotgun sequence.
atGGGAGCAAGCTAGGATGCTGGGGAGCTGGTTGTCCTATGCCCAGCAGCAAGTGTCCATCCCCAAGAGACTCACTCCGTACTGCATGTTTCCAAGGAAGACTCATTGGCTGAGCCATGTAccaggccacagctggagcaacATCTCCGTTCGTGGAATTGTGTCCTCAATGCACACACCGAGTCCTCTTCGCTTCACATATCAGGCACTGAACTTTTCCGTACCGTGCACATCACCTGTGTGTTAACAGGGCATTTGCAGGAAACCTCCAGAAGTTcgctctctttctcttcctctccttctgcctccctccctctctagAGGTGTCACTGAATCCTATGTCACATCTGGCAGAAACTACTATGCTAAAAAGTTCACATGAAGAGCCTGCCCACTCTACAGCTCTATTATATATTTGAAGACTTCTCTGGTTTCAGGGCAAAAGCAAAAgagtatttgcattattttttttttttttaaattgttaatttatctgcttttatttcttctgctgctgttgctgttgctcATATTATACACAGAATCTGGTCATTTGGGTGTGTAGATAGATCTCAGAAAGCTTAGTGCTGCTGTCCAACACAGCCTCTGCCTGCCTGAGGGAAAAAGAGATATTTAGGAAGATGCAAGTCTTTCAAAAGACACGTAATCGCACAAGTCACTCAGGTGGGTGAGAGCAGAGCAAATCCATGCTTTTGCTGATGCTCTTCTTTCCAGCTCTGTGTTATCATCTGGTTGAAAAACTGCTGTCTCCTACAGGAGGCATCGTTGGGGCGTAACTTGTGTGACTGCCAGACGTACCTCAGGATAGCCCAGAAGTCATTAGACCTATTCTATCCAACCAGTTTTagcctttttaaaagtttttattcttttaatatcAAAAAAATAGACTTCTCCCGTGTCTGCAACCTCAGAGGAAGTAGGCTCAAATCCATCTCTCCACTTGGAGCCCAGCAAAgggtttatttgctttatttgcaCGTGTGGACATCGTAGACTCGTATGCACTCCTGGCAGCGGACGTAGCAGCACCAGTGGAAGATACAGTGACACTTCTCTTTCCGTTTCTCAGTCCTTGTGTTGTGCCCACGGCCACAGCACAAAAGGTCGCAACCATCAATCCCATGGGAAGTGACATTACAGATCCTGTCACGGGTCCCAAAGGAACCTGTCTCAGGGTTGGGCTCACAAAAGTTTGGTGAGTTCTCGTAGTAAACCAGGTCTTTCTCAGTTGGAGCCTTGAAGAAGTTGTATTTGGGCCTGAGGGTCTCGACCCAGCCACGGGATTCTCGATGTTTTTCCACCACCATTTCAGAAGCGCTGTCGTACTTGTCCTTGAGGTAGTCACCGATGACCCTGAAGTCTGGCTGAGACCACCAGCAGGTCTTCACTTCGCAGCTGCCTGAGAGGCCGTGACATTTGCACTTAAGATGCATGAGTTCAATAATAGactgaaaaagaggagaggaaaggcaaaGAAGAAGGAAGGCATTAGCCTGGAATCAAAACACATATTGCATTCTGCTATTTAGCCAGGATTTCCTAAAGAATTGCGGTGTCGTCATAGATATATTCACACACTTGCAGACAAAAATCACCTTATTCTCCAGTCTGTGCCCTGCACAGATGCTGCATCTGAGGCAGCTAAAAACTCTGCAACTTTATACTTTTCAGTGACTATCTCCGATTCCCACTTCAACTTTAAGCATCTACCAAGTGCTCTCACTAAGGGTTGAAGTGATTTCTCTGCATACTAAATTCTGTCTTACCAATGTGTCAATATTGCAGTACTGTCGCCCGGGAACACAATTCAGACACATCTATGCAGAGAAACGAAGAACACAGAAATCTTCTAAAACTAGGCCTTCGTAAATAAAATATACAGCTATTCTAttggaaattaaagaaatatgAAACATCCTAACTATCTAGCACAGAATTCTGTCTTTTATGTATGTTTCACGTTTACTTAAGCAAACCAGGTTCTAGCCTTGATGCGACTATGTTCAGATACTTGAAAAGTAATGCATTTTTAAGCCAGGCTTatgatttttcaaaaaacattaaaaaaaaaaatagaagcccagtttttgattttgaaaagctCAGACTTCAACATAAAACACTGTCCTGGAATAAGTGGAAAAGTGATTATTGATCCTAGAAGTTTGCTATTCGCTTTTACCTCCTATGAAATTAGTCTAAAGGTTTCTAGCGGTGTTGCCCTCCAGTATTCTGAGGTGGGAGATGGCTTTATGCAACTTTACTTGATAATCTGCATTTTCAGACTGATCAGCAAATTTCCGGGTACATGAACAGACTAGTGCCAGCCCGAGTCCAAAAGATTTGCCATGAATCAGCACTTTGGTGTTCACCAGGTGCTTTCCTGGGTTATTTACGGAGTATCACCCACCGCAAAGGAGGTTGTAATTAGCGATGAGAGAGAACCACAAAATGTTTGGTTCACATAATCATGCTGAACTTAATCAAAGCTTCTGGCCTGGTAGTAGGGTTTAAGTTCATATGGGAACTAATATAAAACATTGCCCATGGCTCAGATTTAGCTGAAAACATTTGAGCATGGAGGCCTGGAAGAGCTACCCCATGAGTGCTGGCACGGTGAGAGTGGAAAAAACTAGTGCTTTGTGAAACAGTAGGATTTCAGATAATCATGTGACATCTGGTCTCTATCTTTGATATCTATAAAACACCTGAAAATAACTCACTATCAAGTAACAAGAATTACAGTAAAAAGGCCTGTGACCACAGGGATGTTTGCTCAACGTTCAATTTTTCCAAGGATTCACAATTTAAGGCAAATCCCTCCACTCCACTCTACCCAGCTTCTCCACGGTCCTATATATCTCCTTATCTATCCCAAGAACTGCCACCAGTAATGCACGATACCTTACGGTACCTGGGATAATTTGGGCCAGTGTAGGAGGAAACCACATTATTCTTGTATTTGCCTTCACTGCAGATAATTTTTGGTTCTGGTGGTCTTTCATTTTGAAGTGTCGTAGTCCCTGTTTCAGAATAGATCTCCCGTAGTGTAAGGAGGAATAACTCCACCAGGGTTTGATGGTGTCCACCTGAGGAGCTCAGAACGAGGTCCTAGGCTGCCTGAGGACAGATGTTTCCTACCGTAGTGCAACTGTGGTGGCTTTGTTATAGCTCACTGTGTGTCTTCCTAGGCATGTGTAAGACCTTCTGCTGAGACCATATTAATCTCTTTTGATTACTGTggtatttttcttccactgaggGATAACCTATCTCAAGTTTACTATGTGAGAAAAAATGCTATTATCTCACAGGAGTTGTGGCATGGTCTCCATTAGTAAGAGCTTTGTAATTTAATTTCACAAATTGTTTCCCTTAGATTACGTTCTTCTGGCATTTACAGGCTATTCTTGAGATGGAAAAGAGAACGTCCTCTTACTGGGATTGTTCCACCTTACGGAAAAGGTTCACTGTGTATGAGGGAGTCACTGTGATTAGGGCAAGACTTTGTGTTTTCAGGTCCCTTATACATTTTACTCTGCAACTGTTTGAAGTGAAAACACACTAGCTGAATCCGGGGCATGGTCCAGATTTAATCAAGAGGCACCAGAATCACAttccctctcattttctttaaatattcccTGGGAAATGGAACAGTGTTGAGAAGATGGGTGGTGGAAAATGCTCTCCTGCTCTTTCCCACCCTCAAGCTTGCAGACCAGCGTGGTGGTCCCAGGGGAATGGACAGTTGCACTTAAACTAGGATTCAGTTGTCTAAACACATGCATCTAATGCCATTTgtgacctccagaggtgtctAAGGCATCAGCTAAATTTGACAGAGGACCTGTAGGAGTCCCAGTCTTTCCCAGTAGCAACTCAAGAACAGGCTAGATACTTCAGCATATCTCAGTTTATAATAAAACGCCTTTGTTTAAGCAGCTGGATCCTCCCCATAAACCCTGGTTCACCTCTCTTAACTTCAGACATCTACAGTACAGACATCTGTGGCTGTACCTTCTTCCTACAGCCAGCCAAGGCAgacagacacagttagggcatcATTAACGGAGCTATTTCAAATGACTCCTTCAAGCTGGGATGAAATCCCATCCTAGACCTGTCTGTCTTGATCCATTCTCTATAAAGACATCTGGAACACTGACTCCAAGGTAAACATTTACATCTGGGTGAGTCAATTTACTTACAGCTTTCATAGGTCAAGTACATCAATCAACTCCCTGACAAGAACTATGATAGGGCAGGTAGCATTGTTTCATGATGTAAACCAGCCCAGATTTAGTTTTAGTGACTCCCTCCCACTGTTCATTGTGGCAGGTAAGAAAAGATTAAAGGGAGATCGAGAAAGGTGAAACTAAATGTCCTTACGGTCCTTCCAGCTTCGTTGTTGTGCCTGTTCATGGCTGACCGAGCATCTGGTCTGTTCTCTCGGGCATCTGCAAACTCGCGAGACACCATGCTCCCAAACTCCACGTCCTCGCTGCAGCCCCCCCATTTCCAGCCTTCCCCGGGAGAGCCCTTGTGGCGGGTGTCACAGCCGCAGATGGTGGCCGAGCCCTCGGCGCAGGATCTGGTCACTGCGAAAGCCACTCCAGCAGAGGCAATGGCATGGACAAAGGCTGATTCCCTGGTAGCTGTGAAAGAGAGAAATCAATGAATAGTGGCCAGTGAAGGGACCACACGTGGCTACGATCAGCCCTGTGAACGCCTTCTCTCGAGGGCATGGCAGAAGGCCAGGAAACTCTCCTCTTCCCTGTGGTCCAGCTTGGACGTACTCCAAAGACATTGTCTTACACTGGGAAATAAACTCCTGTGCAGACAGGACCAGGCTTGATTCAAGGCCACTGAGGTCAgccaagaagttttaaataagGTCATCCCAAGGTCTTAGGATAGGGCCACGGCAAAACAAAAAGCATTGCAAACCTGAGTTTCAGGGGGCATACAGAATATACTATACGGCACTTTGCACAGAATTTGGACTATGTTTCCATAACATGGAAGTTACATGACAGTCTCCCACCCTTAGCGGTGGGACTGGCACGAGGTAAAGGACCTCCTCCTCCTCGActgggagagctgctggtggctggaagGTAGGAAAGTGCCAGGATGGCCAGATACTCCCCAGTCCTGACTATGTAAACTAAACATTGTCCCCACCCTCCATCCTGAGGCCGCCTTCTTTTCCTAGGCTGTCTAGCTCACTTAGACAGTGTTCATATATATGGCATCTGGCATCTGAGTTTTGCTCACTTGTCTAACTCAGGCCCCTGCCAAGGGGACTGGAAATgagctttcctttttctgcccATTGCCTCAGGATGGTGGGTGGGATCAGCCAAAAGATTTCATAGTTAAAGACTGAGGAGCCTTAGTCCATGTGGAGACCTTCCTTCACAGCCTTTCATCCTAGCAGGAGCTCAGTGGGGAAGAGCAGTTCAGCATTAGCCTGGCTTTCCTGGATGCCAGTGTATTTTCTACACTGtgtcaaaatgaaaaccaaacatttcAAATTGCTTTGCAAATAGGGAATATACCAAAATAtttagtgcttagtgacatggttcagtgatgggtttttttttatcagagttaggttgatggttgaactagatgatcttaattgtcccttccaacatggacaattctatgattctatgaaaatgtcaATTTTGGGCTTcaggaaaatggcatttttatcATGAACAGGGCTATTCTCAAACCCTTGAGGCAATTCTGAGAAGACACAACAATTCTGATAACTAGTCTCCCTTAACCTCTTATACCATTCCCCACACGAGCTCATCTCATGCCTATAGACCAGTTAACCAAGAAAGCATGTTGTCTCAGACACCTTTTAGATGGTTAGGCCAAGACAGCGTTGAAATATCAATGGATCCATAAAGGCAGAATGTTGCCTTTTCA
Proteins encoded in this region:
- the WNT3A gene encoding protein Wnt-3a encodes the protein MASFGYFLFLCGLSQALSSYPIWWSLAIGHQYSSLGTQPILCGSIPGLVPKQLRFCRNYVEIMPSVAEGVKIGIQECQHQFRGRRWNCTTVNDSLAIFGPVLDKATRESAFVHAIASAGVAFAVTRSCAEGSATICGCDTRHKGSPGEGWKWGGCSEDVEFGSMVSREFADARENRPDARSAMNRHNNEAGRTSIIELMHLKCKCHGLSGSCEVKTCWWSQPDFRVIGDYLKDKYDSASEMVVEKHRESRGWVETLRPKYNFFKAPTEKDLVYYENSPNFCEPNPETGSFGTRDRICNVTSHGIDGCDLLCCGRGHNTRTEKRKEKCHCIFHWCCYVRCQECIRVYDVHTCK